Proteins encoded in a region of the Vicia villosa cultivar HV-30 ecotype Madison, WI linkage group LG5, Vvil1.0, whole genome shotgun sequence genome:
- the LOC131604651 gene encoding uncharacterized protein LOC131604651, whose protein sequence is MWSCDGLKSPGPDGYSFHFIKKCWPFLKDGFVKCFEDFYSGAYLSKSIISSFLTLVPKASNPLGLEEYRPICLVGCIYKVISKLLACRLKKVLNPIISNRQSAFVPGRQLLDGVLVANEVVDFAQKEGKHCLLFKVDFEKAYDKVNWNFHRYMFRRMGFGSLWMRWMEALVFSSDMLVLVNGSPTKEFAVERGLRQGDPLSPFLFLIVAEGLKGVEDKDFLFLGIPIGSNPRRIASWSSLVSKIKKRLSLWKERLLSFGGRITLLKSVLSSLAIITLSFYKAPVKIIKEITRIQSNFLWGGVEENKKVHWVCWMDLCLPIEIGGLGLRRMVIQGEKGGNYRYSKSVWWKDIISLIKEDSRDVFVNKASFVIGNGFTTSFWSASWLHYGRLRDVYPSLFSLSLLKEASVGSMGGWHLGVWEWGDFGIPNSNSSIVFEEMYSLRNLLQSVSPCVESKDKYMPRIFVPFFVPLPRFRFDLEGSGVLD, encoded by the exons ATGTGGAGTTGTGATGGTTTGAAGAGCCCGGGTCCGGATGGTTATTCTTTCCATTTTATTAAGAAGTGTTGGCCATTCCTTAAAGATGGTTTTGTTAAATGCTTTGAGGATTTCTATAGCGGGGCTTATCTTTCCAAATCTATTATTTCATCTTTTTTGACTTTGGTTCCTAAAGCTTCTAATCCTTTAGGATTGGAGGAATATAGACCAATTTGTTTAGTTGGGTGCATTTACAAAGTTATCTCTAAACTTTTGGCTTGTAGGTTGAAGAAGGTGTTAAATCCTATTATCTCTAATCGTCAAAGCGCTTTTGTCCCGGGTAGACAACTTCTTGATGGAGTTTTGGTGGCTAATGAAGTGGTGGATTTTGCTCAAAAGGAAGGTAAAcattgtcttcttttcaaagttgaTTTCGAAAAGGCTTATGATAAAGTTAATTGGAACTTCCATAGATACATGTTTAGAAGGATGGGGTTTGGTTCTCTTTGGATGCGGTGGATGGAGGCTTTAGTGTTCTCAAGCGATATGTTGGTTTTGGTCAATGGTAGTCCTACAAAGGAGTTTGCGGTAGAGAGGGGCttaagacaaggagatcctctttctccttttctttttctaattGTTGCGGAAGGTCTTAAGGG GGTGGAAGACAAAGATTTTCTCTTTCTCGGTATTCCTATAGGATCTAATCCTAGGAGGATTGCTTCGTGGAGTAGCCTTGTGtccaaaataaagaaaagattatCTTTGTGGAAGGAGAGATTGCTTAGCTTTGGAGGTAGGATTACTCTTCTCAAATCCGTTTTGAGTAGCCTAGCCATAATCACTCTATCTTTTTACAAAGCTCCAGTCAAAATTATTAAGGAAATTACTAGgattcaaagtaattttctttggggtGGTGTGGAGGAGAATAAAAAGGTGCATTGGGTGTGTTGGATGGATTTATGCCTTCCGATAGAAATAGGGGGGCTTGGATTAAGGAGGATGG TCATACAAGGGGAAAAAGGTGGCAATTATAGGTATTCTAAATCGGTTTGGTGGAAGGATATCATTTCTTTAATAAAAGAGGATTCTAGAGATGTTTTTGTCAACAAAGCTTCTTTTGTAATTGGTAATGGTTTTACAACTTCTTTTTGGTCCGCCTCTTGGTTGCATTATGGTAGGTTGAGGGATGTTTATCCGTCTTTATTCTCTTTGTCTCTTTTGAAGGAAGCTTCGGTGGGAAGTATGGGTGGATGGCATTTGGGTGTGTGGGAATGGGGTGATTTCGGTATTCCTAATTCCAATTCTAGTATTGTTTTTGAAGAAATGTATTCTCTTCGGAATCTTTTACAATCGGTCTCTCCTTGTGTGGAATCGAAGGATAAG TATATGCCCCGAATCTTCGTCCCATTCTTTGTTCCTTTGCCACGTTTCCGGTTTGATTTGGAAGGAAGTGGCGTGTTggattga